Genomic window (Paenibacillus sp. PK3_47):
CATTGTCGAAAAAATGAATTTCGGTGACGGGGTTGCCCGTTACGATCTCCGCGGGACGGATCATGCGCATATGCATCATCATCTCATCTGTAATGTATGCGGCCGGCTGGAGGAGATCAAGGATGACTGGCTGCTTGACCTGGAGAGACGGCTGGAGCGGGAATACGGCTTCAACGTTACGGATCACAGGCTGGACTTCAAAGGCACCTTCAATACCTGCAAGCGGCATGGCTGTAAGGGAGACAGGAAGGATAAGGCGGTGTCATAAGTCGTATAAACGGATGGACGCAATAAAGACGCAGAGCGGGTGTTGCCGCTCTGCGTCTTTTTGTCGGGCGGATGCATGCTTACTGGTCCTTGTTAACTGTGCCTTTAGCCTGCTTGGGCCAAATGATGTAGCTGATGCTGATTACCGCATCAATGCCAACGATAATGGACCAGACTCTGATCGTATCCTGCAAAGTGCCGGTCCGCGCAGCATCCCCTGTGATTGCAATCATGCCATAGAGCAGGCCTACCCCTATGGAAAAAGCTAGCAGATGCAGCAGCCAGCCGGTCCATTCATAGCGGCCGCGTTCTGCCCCGTACTTGGGACGGGCAGGAGGCCGGGGCCCGCCGGCAAAGCGGTAGGCAAACCTTGCGTCGGCCCAGGCAATCATCCGGTGACCCCAGGCTACGGATACGCCGATATAGATCGCGGCAAGACTGTGGGAGAAATCAGCTGTAGCTCCGTTCCGCAGATCAATGATAGAAGCGGCGATAAGCACCAGGTCAATTAAAGGAGTACAATACAGCAGGACCGCTCCGAGCTTCTTCATTCTGAGGATATAACGGCTGGTTAGGCCTGCCAGCACGAATACCCAAAAGGCAATTTCACAGCCGATAATAAAAAATGCCATTTCCTGACCCCCTGAATTAAATAATACAACTGTATTAAAATAACTGCTGCAAGTGTATCACGGTTCAACATGCTTTTTCAACTATGATATACTCTTTATATGCCTAAATTAGTGAATCATGAGGAAAGACGCAGACAATTAGCAGAAGCAGCCTGGCGGATTATCCGCCGCGAGGGAATGGAAGGCGTATCTGTCCGGAGTGTCGCCCAGGAGGCCGGCATGTCGCTCGGCTCGCTGCGCCATTATTTTGACACCCAGTCTGAGCTGCTTGCTTTTTCAATGAAAATGGTCTCGGATCAGGTCAACGCCAGAATGGAAGCCCTTGAATTTACGGATCATCCGGTAGAAGACATCGAACGTTTTATCGGGGAGCTGATGCCGCTCGATGACGAGCGGCATACCGAAGCGGAAGTGTGGCTGGCTTTCTCGGTAAAAGCCGTTACGGTCCCGGAGCTGCAGAAGCTGCAGGAGGAAGTACATAGTGCACTATATGAAGGCTTCACCAAAGCGATTTATTATCTGGCGGCCCGCGGAATGTTAAAGGAGGGAGTGGACCAGCGGGCTGAAGCAATGAAACTGCATGCGCTCGTGGACGGGCTGGTGCTGCATCATACCACCCGGCCGGAGCAGGTATCACGTGAGGATATAGCCGGTCTGGTGTCGTCCCATGTGCGGAGTCTGCTGCAATAACAAACATGCTGCCATGCGGATAGGAGCAGAGCAGCTTCAGGCCGTTGAGGAAGCCTCGATAACCTTTTTTATCTGATTTTGATTTCATACGGCACCGCCTTAATTATTGACGGCTCTAACCCATCACCTCACGCGCAGGAAGATATTAATTCCATGGAAAGGCTAATGCTAACGGACCCCAGATCCGTTATTTTGCGCCAGAGGTGTGTTTTGGAATCCTAACGGACCCCAGATCCGTTATTACGTCCGAAAGGGCTTAATGTACCCTTCATTTAGCAGAATAAAGGAACTACGGTCCGTTAGCGATGTAAAGGGAGCGATTATCGGCAAGTAACGGACGCAGTGTCCGTTAGCATGCAAAAGTTAACTTGCGAAAGAGGACAAGTCATCTAACGGATGCAGCGTCCGCAGATATGGAAACACAGCAAAGAAACCCAAGACCATTAAATGATCTGGGTTTCTCAGCACGCTGAAGCTGCCATGCGTATACGAGCATGGCAGCTTTGTCATCCGGCAGGCTTAAGGGCGGCTGGGCACAAACGATCTGATCCAGGTGCCGAAGCTCCCGGGATTGCGGGTCTGCACGAGCACCACGCCTTCGCCGCGGAACCGGCAGACAAGGGCCTCGCCGCTGGTCAGGCTGTTCAGCCAGCCGGAGGCTGCTTTTTCCACCTTATAGTCCATATAATCCGGCCAGGCGACCAGATGCCCGTTGTCGATAATCATTTCTTCGCCCGGACCGAGATTAATCGCATGGATGGCCCCGAAGGAGGAGAGGAACACGGTTCCTTTGCCGCTGATCTCGATTATGAAGAACCCTTCGCCGGAGAATAGGCCGCGGGTAAGATTCTGCATTTTGGTGTTGACCTGGATGCCCTGCGTGCCGGCGAGAAAGCCGTCTTTTTGCACAAACAGCCTGTACGATCCGTCAAGCTCAATAGCCTGAATATCCCCGATCGCTCCCGGTGAGAGCAGCACTTCGCTTTCCCTCCGGACAGCAGTCAGCTCCTGGAAGAAAAATTTCTCCCCGCTGAGCATCCGCCCAAGCCCGCGCATCAGTCCGCCGTCCACTGTTCCTCTGAGCTCCACATCGGGAGACATGGCAACCATGGCCCCCATCTCTGCTTTGACGCCTTCGCCCGGATTCAGGTGCACTTTAAGCATGGCAAAAGCCCCATCATATAGAATCTCATATCTCATTGAATTATTCCTCCCGTATGATAAAATTTAAATATACTTTTGAAAAGGAGTGCTGCCATAATGGCAAGAACAAAAACGCAAAAGGCGCTGCAGAAAGCAGAGCGTTCCGGAACCTGGTGCGCCGCCATGAACCGGAGATCCAATGAAGACTATGGCGCTATTTCACAGCATGTACGCATAACCCCGGGCAAGGTTCAGAAACTGAATAAGGTCAAACACAAGGAGCGGATCTTTCAGGATGGCGCTCCTTTTCATATGCTGAGAGGGGCTTGACACTGTACAGACCGTTTTATTTCTGTTCTCTGCTATGTACGCGGTATTCTTTGGGCGACATGCCGTACCTGCTCCTGAAAATGCGGTGGAAATAAGTGTAGTTGGCGAAGCCGCAGGTTTCGGAGACATGCTCCAGCGGCATAGGGCTGAAGGTGATGCGCTCGCGGGCCATTTCCAGTCTCACATCATTTACATATTTGACAATGCTTGTCCCGAAGGCCTCTTTAAAGAGATGAACAGCCCGGGAGACCGAAATATCGACATGTGCGGCCACATCCTCCAGCCGGAAAGAAACTGCGGCATGCTCTTCGACATACTGCTTCATGCGGTAAGCAAGATAACCCTTTGGCGTAATCACCGGCTGCTCTATCATCAGCCTGTCAATTTCCATACATATAATCTGCAGGTAACAAGACGAAATCTCCGGTGAGGAATCGGACAAGCGGCGCTGCTCCAGCACAAGCTGGCGGAACAGGCTGAGAAAATTATCGCTCATCGGCAGACGGAGCAGGGCGGGACGCTGCTTCCGGTTCCACCATTCCTCGATCCAAGGTCCTCCGCAAAAAATATGATAGTCCCCGCTTTCAATCCGCGGCTTGCCGACGGGGTAGTTCTCTTTTTCGATACTCAAGTAGTAGGGATCCTGCGGTGCGAACAGCATAAGGTCACCGGCTTCGACCGGAGCAATTGCTCCGTCAATCCGGGTCCGGCTGCGCCCTTCCGTCTGCAGACGGAGCAGGTAATTCTGGACGCCGTCATTGCGTGACATCTGAAACGGTTTGCGGTGAAATGAGAATCCGGCTGTGTATACTTGGCAGGTATTGGTAGATTGCATAGTTCCTCCTGAACGGTATAAATGATAATCAGATTGTTCATGTTTTAATCATATTATTCATTTTATTATATACGCTTTCATATTACCATGTACTCAGGCAAACACATATAAGCGATAAAGAGAAGGCTGCATTGCGGCTCTAATAGCTACATAGGCGGGAATGGGCAGGCAGGGGACGGGATATCCGCATATTGGGAGATTTTCACATTGCAGCCCTTTTGTTCAGGTGTAAACCCGAACTGGCCGGTGGGCGGTTCAGCAGGCACTGCAGGTTAACTCTTATCCATTAGGAGTGAGAAAAATATGTTGAAGATTGGTCTACAGCTCTATACGCTCCGGGAAGAACTGGAACAGGATTTCGAAGGCACGCTTCGCAAGGTAGCAGAGCTGGGGTATGCCGGAGTGGAATTTTTCCACTTTTTTGGCCGGACCGCAGACGAAGTAAAGGAACTGCTCCGGGAAACCGGACTGGTTGCTCTTGGAGCTCATCGTCCGTATGATGCCATGCTTAACGATACGGAACAGGAAATCAGCTACAATCTGGCCATCGGCAACCGCAACGTGATCATTCCATTCCTGACTGAAGAACAGCGCAACTGGGAAGAAGTAGCCGCGAACCTGCGGATTATCGGTGAGAAATGCAAAGCGCAGGGCGCAGTGCTTTCTTATCATAACCATGACTTTGAATTTACTGAGCATTATGGAGAGCGTACAGCTTTTGACGGGATTTTTGAAGAAGTGCCGGCCGATCTGCTTCAGGTGGAGCTGGACACGTGCTGGGTACACTTCGCAGGTTATGACCCTGTAGAATACATTAATAAATACGCAGGACGCCTGCCGATCATTCACCTGAAGGATTTGAAAAAACGTGAAGACGGTTCTCCGGAGACTGTGGTGCTTGGAGAAGGGGAAATCAATCTTGCCGCCATTCTGGAAGCTGCAGCTGCTGCAGGCGTGGAATGGGCGGTCGTAGAGCAGGATTACTGCAGCCGTTCACCGCTTGAGAGTGTAAGTGACAGCATGAAATGGGTTAAAACATATGCCAATCAAGGAGGAAAAGTTAATGTCTAAGAAATTCAAAATTGCAATCATCGGCTGCGGAGGTATCGCAAACGGTAAACATATGCCAAGCTTGTCCCGTCAGGAAAATGCTGAAATGGTGGCATTCTGTGACATCGTGGAGGAACGCGCCCAAGAGGCTGCTGAGAAGTACGGCGCTGAGGGAGCGGCAGTTTATACGGATTTCCGTGAACTTCTGGCAGCCGGCGGATTTGACATTGTGCATGTATGTACGCCAAATGACAGCCACTCCGAAATTACTGTTGCCGCGCTTGAGGCCGGCAATCACGTAATGTGCGAGAAGCCAATGGCCAAGACTACGGCACAGGCTCAAGAAATGCTGGAAGCAGCACGCCGTACCGGCAAAAAGCTGTCGATTGCTTACCAGAACCGTTTCCGTGCGGACAGCGAGTATCTCAAAGGTCTCTGCGAAGGCGGAGAACTGGGCGATATTTACTATGGCAAGGCCATTGCACTTCGCCGCCGCGCCGTTCCTACATGGGGCGTATTCCTGGATGAAGAGAAGCAAGGCGGCGGACCGCTTATTGATATCGGAACCCATGCGCTTGATCTGACGCTGTGGCTGATGGACAACTACAAACCGCGTATGGTAGTCGGATCGACCTTCCATAAGCTTGGACAACGCAAAAATGCGGCCAATGCCTTCGGTCCTTGGGATCCGGAACAATTCAAGGTGGAAGATTCCGCATTCGGCTTCATTACTATGGAGAACGGTGCGACAATCTCGCTGGAATCCAGCTGGGCGCTGAACGTCTCCGAATTCGGCGAAGCCAAAACGCTTCTCGCCGGTACAGAAGGCGGTGCGGATATGAAGGACGGACTTCGTCTGAACGGCGAACGCGCCGGCCGCCTGTACGAAACCAAGGTGGATCTCTCTTCCGGCGGCGTAGCCTTCTACAGCGGGGCTGCGGAGTCTGAAGCGGACCGTGAAGCACGGCTCTGGCTGGAAGCGATCAGAGATGACAAGGATCCTGTCGTTCTGCCTGAACAGGCCCTGGTTGTAACCCAAATTCTTGAGGCTGTATATGAATCGGCCCGCACAGGCCGCGCAGTTTATTTTGACGGAA
Coding sequences:
- a CDS encoding transcriptional repressor, which produces MDPIANIGQQFAAHNYKLTPQREAIVKVLLDNEEEHLSVEDVYMRVKNSYPHLGLATVYRTLELLCELHIVEKMNFGDGVARYDLRGTDHAHMHHHLICNVCGRLEEIKDDWLLDLERRLEREYGFNVTDHRLDFKGTFNTCKRHGCKGDRKDKAVS
- a CDS encoding TetR/AcrR family transcriptional regulator, which codes for MPKLVNHEERRRQLAEAAWRIIRREGMEGVSVRSVAQEAGMSLGSLRHYFDTQSELLAFSMKMVSDQVNARMEALEFTDHPVEDIERFIGELMPLDDERHTEAEVWLAFSVKAVTVPELQKLQEEVHSALYEGFTKAIYYLAARGMLKEGVDQRAEAMKLHALVDGLVLHHTTRPEQVSREDIAGLVSSHVRSLLQ
- a CDS encoding TIGR00266 family protein — translated: MRYEILYDGAFAMLKVHLNPGEGVKAEMGAMVAMSPDVELRGTVDGGLMRGLGRMLSGEKFFFQELTAVRRESEVLLSPGAIGDIQAIELDGSYRLFVQKDGFLAGTQGIQVNTKMQNLTRGLFSGEGFFIIEISGKGTVFLSSFGAIHAINLGPGEEMIIDNGHLVAWPDYMDYKVEKAASGWLNSLTSGEALVCRFRGEGVVLVQTRNPGSFGTWIRSFVPSRP
- a CDS encoding AraC family transcriptional regulator, with the protein product MQSTNTCQVYTAGFSFHRKPFQMSRNDGVQNYLLRLQTEGRSRTRIDGAIAPVEAGDLMLFAPQDPYYLSIEKENYPVGKPRIESGDYHIFCGGPWIEEWWNRKQRPALLRLPMSDNFLSLFRQLVLEQRRLSDSSPEISSCYLQIICMEIDRLMIEQPVITPKGYLAYRMKQYVEEHAAVSFRLEDVAAHVDISVSRAVHLFKEAFGTSIVKYVNDVRLEMARERITFSPMPLEHVSETCGFANYTYFHRIFRSRYGMSPKEYRVHSREQK
- a CDS encoding sugar phosphate isomerase/epimerase, with protein sequence MLKIGLQLYTLREELEQDFEGTLRKVAELGYAGVEFFHFFGRTADEVKELLRETGLVALGAHRPYDAMLNDTEQEISYNLAIGNRNVIIPFLTEEQRNWEEVAANLRIIGEKCKAQGAVLSYHNHDFEFTEHYGERTAFDGIFEEVPADLLQVELDTCWVHFAGYDPVEYINKYAGRLPIIHLKDLKKREDGSPETVVLGEGEINLAAILEAAAAAGVEWAVVEQDYCSRSPLESVSDSMKWVKTYANQGGKVNV
- a CDS encoding Gfo/Idh/MocA family oxidoreductase, which translates into the protein MSKKFKIAIIGCGGIANGKHMPSLSRQENAEMVAFCDIVEERAQEAAEKYGAEGAAVYTDFRELLAAGGFDIVHVCTPNDSHSEITVAALEAGNHVMCEKPMAKTTAQAQEMLEAARRTGKKLSIAYQNRFRADSEYLKGLCEGGELGDIYYGKAIALRRRAVPTWGVFLDEEKQGGGPLIDIGTHALDLTLWLMDNYKPRMVVGSTFHKLGQRKNAANAFGPWDPEQFKVEDSAFGFITMENGATISLESSWALNVSEFGEAKTLLAGTEGGADMKDGLRLNGERAGRLYETKVDLSSGGVAFYSGAAESEADREARLWLEAIRDDKDPVVLPEQALVVTQILEAVYESARTGRAVYFDGSSDN